The Paenibacillus sp. G2S3 region ACAATGACAATCAGGTAGCGGTGGTGACATTTAACCACGAAGCTGTAGTCGTCCAGCCGTTAACACCACTCTCAGACTCGCAGAATCGTGAGAAGGTGTTGACAGCGATTGATAATCTGAAGCCAACTGAGGGTGGAACGAACATTAGCGGTGCGATCTCGGAAGCCCTTAAGGAGATAGACAGTGACGGCAGAAAAAATCAAGGCGCTATGGTCATCTTGCTGTCAGATGGAGTGAGTAATTTCGATACCTCACGAGAATTACAGACCTATATAGATCGTGGAATTGCCGTAAATACCATTGGTCTGGGGATGCAGGATCCTGCGGGTACCCAGCTGCTGCAGGATATTGCGAGAATAACGGGTGGTCACTATTATGATGTGACAGATACGGCCCTTCTGGGTGATGTATTCCAACAAATCTATGATCGTTTGGGAGATCGAACATTGCTTACGGTGCGCAGTGATGCTACGGCAGATAGTCCATACTATGCTGCGGTTCGTATTTTGTCGCTGATGCTAATCGGTGCTGCACTTGGACTCGGTCTTGGTATTATGTTTGACAACCGCCATTTAGCAAAAAGCTTCGGGATTGGCGGTGTAATCTCAGGGTTGTTTGCAGGGCTTATTTTGGAATTTGGACTTAGCGGACACAATTTTACTGACGGACTTATTCGCCTCCTAGCTGTTCTTATATTGGCTGCAATCATCTCATTATTTACAGGCGTCATTCCGGTAGGAGAAGGACGTATTTACCGTAATAGAAGAAACAATACAACTCCTACTCCACCGTCAGAAAGCTTTCCTGATCGACGGAGAAATCGGAACAGCAAAGGATTCTAGTAGTTGAAAGGGGCTTACAGTAATGAGGTACGCCGAGGATAATGCTTCCGCTCTCGTAATAACGGATGTGACATCTCAAGTGGATGACCGGTTCTGTACGCTGAGATGGCGCTGGCCGGACGGTGTGCAGGCGGTGTACATCCACAAGACCTCCGCAGAAGAGGCTTCCAGGGGAACCGGGGATATTCCACCGGTCGGAATGAAGCTCTACACTCGTGAGGAATATAAATCTAACAATGGATACCGTGACCGATTGGATGAGATCGGCCTAGTCTCCTATACCATATTTGCTCGCCTTGCTGAGAACGGAGAGACTTTGCTGGTGAAGCAAAGTAACGGTGCCAACCATGTGGTGGTCAGTGCAGGCAAAGCCAGAATCTATTATTCCATTCAACAAAAAAGAGGGTTATTTGGAAAACAAAAGACCGTACATATGGCGATTACGGCAGAAGTTCCAGTGGCTCGAGATGTCCTCTGTTATGTCAAGAAACGGGGAGGACATCCGGCAGGGAAAGAGGATGGTATTCTCTTTCCCTTCGTACAGGATTTCGCCCCTGGACGCAACGTACTCCCGCCGATTGAGATCGGCAAGGAGGATTTTGTACGCATCTTTTTCACCGATGGTCCTAAGTA contains the following coding sequences:
- a CDS encoding vWA domain-containing protein, with amino-acid sequence MQRKINLLLLFFSLIGGGVAFLFGEWLLSWYNDLPSILLVGIYFAIVALGIGIGCLLAEMISPRLNGASWKQRYLGLSWKLLPLMIVLALGVGALTEFVYELNFGGAKPVKNVVMAIDDSGSMAQSDPDNSRYSAAKALIARMDNDNQVAVVTFNHEAVVVQPLTPLSDSQNREKVLTAIDNLKPTEGGTNISGAISEALKEIDSDGRKNQGAMVILLSDGVSNFDTSRELQTYIDRGIAVNTIGLGMQDPAGTQLLQDIARITGGHYYDVTDTALLGDVFQQIYDRLGDRTLLTVRSDATADSPYYAAVRILSLMLIGAALGLGLGIMFDNRHLAKSFGIGGVISGLFAGLILEFGLSGHNFTDGLIRLLAVLILAAIISLFTGVIPVGEGRIYRNRRNNTTPTPPSESFPDRRRNRNSKGF
- a CDS encoding beta-mannanase, which codes for MRYAEDNASALVITDVTSQVDDRFCTLRWRWPDGVQAVYIHKTSAEEASRGTGDIPPVGMKLYTREEYKSNNGYRDRLDEIGLVSYTIFARLAENGETLLVKQSNGANHVVVSAGKARIYYSIQQKRGLFGKQKTVHMAITAEVPVARDVLCYVKKRGGHPAGKEDGILFPFVQDFAPGRNVLPPIEIGKEDFVRIFFTDGPKYGLYYELVPE